CTGGGAGATGTAGACGCCGCAGCCGTGGCCCACGAGGCGGCCGCAGCGGTGGATGTGGTTGTTCTCGACGGTGTGGTGATGGTTCACATCGGGCTGGCCCGGGCCGCGGCCCTGGAGGTTGACGCCGTAGAGGCCGTGGCCGCGGATGAGATTGCCGTAGAGGGTGATCCGCTGGGCGTGGCCGTGGAGCGAGATGCCGCACGCCCCGCCGTTCTCCACCTTGCAGAAGCGCAGCGAGCAGTCCTCGGCGCCCGTGATGCCTACCACGTCGCCGTTGGCGATGGAGAGGTCGAGCCCCTCGAAGTGCAGGTTGCGGACGAGTTTGTGCCCCTCGCCCTTGATGGCGAGAAGGCTGGGCGCGCTGGCGGCCACCAGCGTTTGCCGTTCGATGGGCGCCTTGCGCGGCCAGACGTAGAGCCTCCGCTCCTTCAGGCGGATGACGCATTCGCCCGGCGCATCGAGCAGGGCGAGGACGTTCTGGACGAAGTAGCGGTTGTTGGCGCGGATGTCGTAGCCGTCGCTGCCCTTGAGTGTGATCACGCGCTTCTCGGGGTCAACGCCCACGATGGGCTTGTCGGTCGAGAACCAGTCGTGCGTCGGCCACAGGAACACGCGGCCCTCCGCCCAGTCCCAGCCCTTCGGGTCGAGGTCCTTGGCGCGATAGACGAACGCCGTCCTCGGCTGGCCGGGCACGGCGTTCTCGACGTGGAAGCAGCCCTCGTTGGGCGCGCGGGCGAGGGCGAGGCGTTCGCCGTTCTCGAAGAGCTGGGTGGGCTGAATGCCCTCGGGAATGGCGGCCCGCCAGATGCCCGCGGCGTGGGGCGTCCAGCCTGTCACCGGGACGCCGCCGACCAGGATCGGCACCTCGCCCGGCCACGCGGCGTAGGTGATGCGATGCTCCGCGGTGCCCGAGTCCTCGGGGCCGAACGCGATGCCCTGCGGCAGGCAGTAGGTGCCGCCGCGAAGCCGAACCGTCACATCCTTCGCCAGCCCGGCGGCGACGAGTTGGCGCACGGCGTCGCGGGCGCGGGCCGGCGTGGCGAAGGGCTGCGCGGCCGTGCCCGGCCCGGCGTCGTCGCCGTCGGGTGCGACGACGAAGTCGGCATTCGCCTGGCGTGGCGGCTCTGTGGGGCGGGAACAGCTTGCCATGAGCGTGGCTCCCATCAGGAGTGCCGCGAAGAATCTCACTTGGCTTTCTCCTTCGGTGATTCGGGCGGGGGCGGCGGCAGCTTCATCGCGTAGATCGGCGGCGGGGTGGCGGGGATGGGCACGTCCACGTCGCGGAAGGCGGGCTCGAGGCCGGCGCGGGCCGCGGCGTCCCGGGGGAACTTCGGGTCGTCGGGCGGCACGCCCAGGCTGTTGTCTTTCCAGGTGTGATCGTCCTGCTTGTTGCGGTTGAAGCGGATGGGGGCCTGGGCGGTGGAGTGGATGACGTTGCCCTCGATGAGGAAGCCCTTCGAGCCCTCGTCGAGGAAGATGCCGTTGTTGGGCGCGGAGCCCGTGAACTGGCTGCGGCCGATGTGGTGGATGTGATTGCCGCGCAGCACGGTGCCCGGCTGGAAGCCGAGGCTGTAGATGCCGCCGCCGTCGGCCAGCAGCATCATCGCGTCGTGAATCTCGTTGAACTCGACGACGCTCTCGCGGCAGGAGGTGGGCTTGTCGTTCCAGCTCCAGCCGACCGAGAGGCCCGAGTAGGGGAAGCGGCGGATGACGTTGTGGTGAACGTGGGTCTTCTCGGCGATGCCGATCCACACGCCGAGGGCCGAGAAGTGGTCGAGACCGCCGTCCGAGATCACGCAGTTGGCCACCGTGTTGCCCGTGGGCAGGTAGGGGGGCTTGGAGTCGGTCTTCGTGTTGCCGATGAGCACGCCGCCGGCGCCGAGGTCGGCCATGCGGGTGCCGACGATCTGGTTGTCGGAGCAGCCCTGCGCCAGCCGCACCGCGTAGCCGCCCAGGTGGGCGAGGGTGCAGCGCTCGAGGCGGCAGCGGCGCGCGAACTCGGCCTCGATGGCGGCGGGCAGGTTGATCATGCCCTGGCCCGAGCTGTAGCCCTTGGGCGGCAGCGTCCAGTTGGTGTGGGCGAAGGTGAGGCCGCGGAAGGTGAGGTGCTCGACCCACTTCGGCGGCCGCATGACCATGCGAGGGTCCGATTCGTCAATCGGAATGGCCCGCTCGGGCTCGCCCGTGAGGCGGATGAGCTGATCGATGCGGGGCGCGACCACGGTGAGCTTGCCCATCTCCTCGCCCGGCAGCGGGCGGTACGAGAGCACGCCCGTGGGGCGGTCGAGATACCACTCGCCGGGCTGGAGGCCGGCCTCCTTCACATTCTCGACGTAGTAGGGGTTGCGCCCGCCCTTGTACCAGTGGCCGATGCGGTAGACGGGGAAGCCGGTGAAGCGGACGACGTGGTTGGCCAGGTCAATCTCGCGGATGCGCAGGCGCGAGGCGCTCCAGTCGTGCAGCGCGACGACCTCCACGTCGTCGAGGCTCGCCCACTTCTCGATGTCGCCTGGGGTGAAGCGGAACTCGTCCTGGGCCTGGCGGTGACGCAGCGCGTTCTTCAGGGGCGGAGCGTCGGTGAGGCCGGCGATGACGAACGCCCCCTTGCACGGACGATAGCGCCGCTCGAAGAAGGGCTGGCCGGGCCGCTGCACGAAGAGCTGGCGGAAGGCCCACTTGCCCTCGCGCACCTCGGGCAAAGCCACTTGATAGACGCCCTGCTCCTCCTGCTCCCAGCCCGTGATGGGGCGGCCGCCGCTGAGGACGGGCGTTTCGCCGGGATAGGCGGCGTAGGTGATGGGGCCGGCCTCGGAGCCGGTGTCGCGGGCGATGAAGTCCACCGGCTCGGCGAGCCAGTAGGTGCCGCCGCGCAGGAGCACAGTGACGGGCTGCTTGAGGGCGCCGCCTTCGTGGTGGCGGCGCGCGGCCACGGCGTCGCGTGCGCGGGCCAGGGTGGCGAAGGGGCCGTCGGTCCTCTCGGCGTTCGGCGCGGCGAGGGTGCCGCTCCAGGCGTCGTTGCCGTTGGTAGCCACGTAGAAGTCGGCCTTCGCGGCCTCGCCGCCTGCGGCTCCGATCATGCGGCTGCATCCCATGAGGGCGACTCCCAGTGCGGCGAAGAGGGACCACCTCATCTGTGGCGTCTCCTTGGAGGGGCAGGGGGGCTGCTCCGATTGTGCAACATTTGGCGGTGGACGGCAAGCCCGCCTTGCGCCGTGGCTTGACGCTCTGTGCGCGCGGCGCTACACTACACGCACGGCCTGGGCAGAGCCGGGCGGGTCGTTTGCTGCTGCGCCGCGGCTCCGCCCTTCTGCGGCCCGTGTAACCTCGCCCGCCATGCGGGGTCTAAGTGGACAGGAGCAAAGGAGGAACGCATGGCGCTCTCCAGCCGAATCGTCGAGTATTCGCTCGACCACCCAAAGCGCATCACCGCCATCATGATCCTCATCACCCTCGCCCTGGGGGCCATGATCCCGCGGGTGAAGGTGGACACCGACCCCGAGAACATGCTCTCGGAGCACGAGGCCGTGCGCGTGTTCCACCACGAGATGAAGCGCGAGTTCGTGCTCAACGACATGGTCGTGCTGGGGATCGTGAACGAGAAGGACCCCGACGGGGTGTTCAACCCGGCGTCGCTCGCGCGGGTCTACGAACTGACGAAGTTCGCCGAGAAGCTCCGCTGGCCCGACCCGAAGGACCCGACGAGGGAGATCGGCGTCGTGGAGGTGGACCTGCTGGCGCCCTCGAAGGTGGACAACATCGAGCCGGTGCCTGGGCAGCCGGGCACGGTGCGGTTCGAGTGGCTGATGCCCGAGCCGCCGGCGACGCGCGAGGCGGCCCGCGCCATCCGCGAGAAGGCCAAAGCGAATCCCCTGCTCGACGGCACGCTGGTCTCGGAGGACGGCAAGGCCCTCTGCCTCTACCTGCCGCTGACCTCGAAGGACCTGTCCTACCGCGTCTACAGCGCGCTGCGCGCGAAGATCGCCACGTTCCGCGGCGACGAGCAGTACCACATCACCGGCCTGCCCGTGGCCGAGGACACGTTCGGCGTCGAGATGTTCAAGCAGATGGCCATCTCGGCCCCGCTGGCGATGCTGGTGATCTTCCTCCTGCTGTGGCTCTTCTTCCGCAAGCTCACGCTCATCCTCAGCCCCATGATCCTGGCGATGGTGTGCGTGATCATGACGATGGGCCTGCTCATCGGCACCGGGCACACGGTGCACATCATGAGCTCGATGATTCCCATCTTCATCATGCCCATCTCGGTGCTCGACTCGGTGCACATCCTCTCGCAGTTCTTCGACCACTATCAGCGGACTCGCGACCGCCGCAGGACGATGGCGGCGGTGATGCGCGAGCTGTTCCTGCCGATGCTCTACACGTCGCTCACCACGGTGGCGGGCTTCGCGTCGCTGGCCCTCACGCCGATTCCGCCCGTGCAGGTGTTCGGCGTGTTCGTGGCCATCGGCGTGGCCATCGCCTGGGTGTTCACCGTGACCTTCATCCCCGCCTTCGTGATGTTCATCCCCGAGAGGCGCCTCGAGAACTTCGGCACGGCGCACCACGACGAGGCCCCCCAGTCGCTCCTCGCGCGCATCCTCCACGGCCTGGGCGGCTTCGCCTACCGTCGCGCCAAGCTCATCCTCGCGGCGGCCCTGCTCATTGCCGCCGTGGCCGGCTACGGGATCAGCCGGATCAACATCAACGACAATCCCGTGCGCTGGTTCGAGCCGCGCCACCCCATCCGCGTGGCCGACAAGGTGCTCAACGCGCACTTCGGCGGCACCTACATGGCCTACCTCGTCCTCGAGCCCGAAGCCACGGCCCGCCGGGCCGACGACGTGGCGAAGGCCCTCGACGCGCGCCTCGCCAAGGCGGCGGAGAGCCTGAAGGCCGATTTCCCCGAGGCCGCGCCGACCCTCGAGAAGGGCCGAGCCCTCATCGCCGGCCTGGCCAAGGAGGCCCCGACGGGCGACGCGCTGCTCGAGCAGGCCGCGCGGCGCGTGGCCGAGTGGAAGGCCAAGGCGAGCGGCGACGAGGCCGACGCCTGGGCCGAGGTGGCCGGCGCCATCGGCGCCGAGCAACTCGCCAAACAGGTCTTCAAGAACCCCCAGGTCCTCCGCTACATCGAGGGCCTCCAGCGCGCCCTCCTGTCCACCGGCGTCGTCGGAAAGTCCAACTCCCTCGCCGACATCGTGCGCAAGGTCTACAAGGAGCTGATGGAGGGCAAGGACGAGTTCTACCGCATCCCCGACACCGCGGACGCCGTGGCCCAGTGCCTGCTGTCGTTCCAGAACAGCCACGACCCCGACGACCTGTGGCACCTGGTGACGCCCGACTACGGGAAGGCGAACCTCTGGGTACAGCTCCGCAGCGGCGACAACCGCGACATGGAGAAGGTCGTGCGGTTCGTGGACCGCTACATCCACGGCAACCTCGGGCCGCAGCCGCCCGTGCCGCTCCAGCACCGCTGGTTCGGCCTCACCTACATCAACGTGGTGTGGCAGGACAAGATGGTGAGCGGCATGCTCAGCGCCTTCTTCGGCAGCTTCGCGATGGTGTTCGTGATGATGGTCGTCCTGTACCGCTCGGCGCTCTGGGGCCTGCTCTCGATGGTGCCGCTCACGATCACCATCGGCCTCATCTACGGCATCATCGGCCTCGTGGGCAAGGACTACGATATGCCGACGGCCGTGCTCTCGTCGCTCACGCTGGGGCTGGCGGTGGACTTCGCGATCCACTTCCTGTCGCGCTCGCGCGAGCTGGTGGCCGAGCTGGGCTCGTGGAAGGACGTGGCGGCGAAGATGTTCGGCGAGCCGGCGCGGGCCATTGCCCGCAACATCATCGTCATCGCCACCGGCTTCACGCCGCTGCTGGTCGCGCCGCTGGTGCCGTACAAGACCGTGGGCTTCTTCATGGCCAGCATCCTGGCCATCGCCGGCGCCGCCACGCTGTTCGTGCTCACGGCCCTCGTCACCGTGCTGGCGGGGCGGCTCTTCCGCGCCCAGGCCCCGCAGCCCGCCGCCTGCAACTGCGGGCTGTGCATCGCCGCGTCCGTCGGCACGGTGGCCGTCATCGCCCTGAGCATCAACAACTACATCACCTGGCACTGGACCACCCTCACGTGGGCGAGCGCCGTGGGCATCGTGGTCCTCACGGCCCTCTGCGGCATCCTGTCGCGG
Above is a genomic segment from Planctomycetota bacterium containing:
- a CDS encoding right-handed parallel beta-helix repeat-containing protein, yielding MRWSLFAALGVALMGCSRMIGAAGGEAAKADFYVATNGNDAWSGTLAAPNAERTDGPFATLARARDAVAARRHHEGGALKQPVTVLLRGGTYWLAEPVDFIARDTGSEAGPITYAAYPGETPVLSGGRPITGWEQEEQGVYQVALPEVREGKWAFRQLFVQRPGQPFFERRYRPCKGAFVIAGLTDAPPLKNALRHRQAQDEFRFTPGDIEKWASLDDVEVVALHDWSASRLRIREIDLANHVVRFTGFPVYRIGHWYKGGRNPYYVENVKEAGLQPGEWYLDRPTGVLSYRPLPGEEMGKLTVVAPRIDQLIRLTGEPERAIPIDESDPRMVMRPPKWVEHLTFRGLTFAHTNWTLPPKGYSSGQGMINLPAAIEAEFARRCRLERCTLAHLGGYAVRLAQGCSDNQIVGTRMADLGAGGVLIGNTKTDSKPPYLPTGNTVANCVISDGGLDHFSALGVWIGIAEKTHVHHNVIRRFPYSGLSVGWSWNDKPTSCRESVVEFNEIHDAMMLLADGGGIYSLGFQPGTVLRGNHIHHIGRSQFTGSAPNNGIFLDEGSKGFLIEGNVIHSTAQAPIRFNRNKQDDHTWKDNSLGVPPDDPKFPRDAAARAGLEPAFRDVDVPIPATPPPIYAMKLPPPPPESPKEKAK
- a CDS encoding MMPL family transporter, which codes for MALSSRIVEYSLDHPKRITAIMILITLALGAMIPRVKVDTDPENMLSEHEAVRVFHHEMKREFVLNDMVVLGIVNEKDPDGVFNPASLARVYELTKFAEKLRWPDPKDPTREIGVVEVDLLAPSKVDNIEPVPGQPGTVRFEWLMPEPPATREAARAIREKAKANPLLDGTLVSEDGKALCLYLPLTSKDLSYRVYSALRAKIATFRGDEQYHITGLPVAEDTFGVEMFKQMAISAPLAMLVIFLLLWLFFRKLTLILSPMILAMVCVIMTMGLLIGTGHTVHIMSSMIPIFIMPISVLDSVHILSQFFDHYQRTRDRRRTMAAVMRELFLPMLYTSLTTVAGFASLALTPIPPVQVFGVFVAIGVAIAWVFTVTFIPAFVMFIPERRLENFGTAHHDEAPQSLLARILHGLGGFAYRRAKLILAAALLIAAVAGYGISRININDNPVRWFEPRHPIRVADKVLNAHFGGTYMAYLVLEPEATARRADDVAKALDARLAKAAESLKADFPEAAPTLEKGRALIAGLAKEAPTGDALLEQAARRVAEWKAKASGDEADAWAEVAGAIGAEQLAKQVFKNPQVLRYIEGLQRALLSTGVVGKSNSLADIVRKVYKELMEGKDEFYRIPDTADAVAQCLLSFQNSHDPDDLWHLVTPDYGKANLWVQLRSGDNRDMEKVVRFVDRYIHGNLGPQPPVPLQHRWFGLTYINVVWQDKMVSGMLSAFFGSFAMVFVMMVVLYRSALWGLLSMVPLTITIGLIYGIIGLVGKDYDMPTAVLSSLTLGLAVDFAIHFLSRSRELVAELGSWKDVAAKMFGEPARAIARNIIVIATGFTPLLVAPLVPYKTVGFFMASILAIAGAATLFVLTALVTVLAGRLFRAQAPQPAACNCGLCIAASVGTVAVIALSINNYITWHWTTLTWASAVGIVVLTALCGILSRRQACRRAEAAAKE